In the Sulfitobacter pacificus genome, one interval contains:
- the pta gene encoding phosphate acetyltransferase: protein MTMLQELRIRAASQPAHIVLSEGHDPRIVAGALEATRAGIARVTLIGPQAEVRALLAKAGASDSDEIVIQDPARSDLTGDLVQSYFDLRKHKNIRQDYAAEQLHDPLVFAAMMVRNGHADGTVGGAVATTSDTVRAALQVIGKAKDAPLVSSFFLMALPENHPSGRTAMTFGDCGLVIDPDAEELAAIAVASAASHQQLLGEPPKVALLSFSTMGSAKHPNVTKVTEAATILKEQHPTLDADGELQFDAAFTPDIGATKAPGSPVAGHANVMIFPNLDAGNIGYKIAQRIGGCSAIGPVLQGLAKPANDLSRGCTSEDVTNMIAVTVLQSHKGQPA, encoded by the coding sequence ATGACAATGCTGCAAGAGCTTCGCATCCGCGCAGCATCCCAGCCTGCCCATATTGTTCTCAGCGAAGGCCACGATCCCCGGATCGTGGCCGGCGCGCTTGAGGCAACACGTGCCGGTATTGCACGGGTGACCCTGATCGGTCCGCAGGCCGAAGTTCGGGCACTTTTGGCAAAGGCAGGGGCCAGCGACAGCGATGAAATTGTCATTCAGGACCCGGCCAGATCTGATCTGACCGGCGACCTTGTCCAAAGCTACTTTGACTTGCGCAAACACAAAAACATCCGCCAGGACTACGCCGCCGAACAGCTCCATGACCCGCTGGTCTTTGCCGCAATGATGGTGCGCAACGGCCATGCGGATGGCACCGTCGGGGGCGCGGTTGCCACCACCTCCGATACTGTGCGCGCCGCGTTGCAGGTGATAGGAAAGGCCAAAGATGCGCCTCTGGTATCCAGCTTTTTCCTGATGGCACTGCCCGAAAATCACCCCTCCGGCCGCACCGCAATGACCTTTGGGGATTGCGGGCTGGTGATTGATCCCGATGCCGAAGAACTCGCCGCGATCGCCGTCGCCTCAGCGGCATCACACCAACAATTGCTGGGCGAGCCGCCCAAGGTTGCCTTACTTAGCTTTTCCACCATGGGCAGCGCAAAACATCCCAATGTGACCAAGGTGACAGAGGCGGCTACAATCCTGAAAGAACAACATCCAACCCTTGATGCAGATGGTGAGTTACAATTCGATGCGGCCTTTACACCTGACATCGGCGCAACCAAGGCTCCCGGATCACCGGTTGCGGGCCATGCCAATGTCATGATCTTTCCCAATCTCGATGCTGGCAACATCGGCTATAAAATTGCCCAACGCATCGGCGGGTGCAGTGCAATCGGTCCGGTGCTGCAAGGGCTTGCCAAACCGGCCAATGATCTGTCCCGTGGCTGCACAAGTGAGGATGTAACCAATATGATCGCGGTGACAGTCCTTCAGTCCCATAAAGGGCAGCCAGCATGA
- a CDS encoding sulfite exporter TauE/SafE family protein, translating into MIDILWNTLSLTPGQAVALAAIFVAAGLVRGFTGFALSAFGLALAVLILPPVELIPVMWWLEIGASLMMIRAGWDGADLRAAAILTAGSALGVFAGVGLTVALDPAASKQIALVILIALAALQLSKVRIRALDSTTGTATTGIIAGIVTGLAGVGGMVVALYVLARDAEPRVMRATLVAFLLFGSLTSLLTHLYYGTMNTTAATRGLFFLIPCLIGVFLGQKLFTPKFQPYYRSVCLTLLIGLGVVSLVRSAI; encoded by the coding sequence ATGATCGACATCCTTTGGAACACCCTTTCCCTGACACCTGGCCAAGCGGTTGCTTTGGCTGCAATCTTTGTGGCGGCGGGGCTGGTGCGCGGCTTTACCGGCTTTGCACTTTCGGCCTTTGGTCTGGCCCTTGCTGTCCTGATCCTGCCGCCGGTTGAATTGATCCCTGTTATGTGGTGGTTGGAGATTGGCGCATCGCTGATGATGATCCGCGCCGGCTGGGACGGGGCCGACCTGCGCGCCGCCGCCATCCTGACCGCCGGCAGCGCCCTTGGTGTATTTGCCGGGGTTGGCCTGACCGTGGCACTGGATCCCGCCGCCTCCAAACAGATCGCATTGGTGATCCTGATCGCCCTGGCGGCCTTGCAGTTGAGCAAGGTGCGCATCCGTGCCTTGGACAGCACCACCGGCACCGCCACAACCGGCATCATCGCGGGCATTGTGACCGGGCTGGCCGGGGTCGGAGGCATGGTTGTGGCCCTATATGTTCTGGCCCGCGACGCCGAACCGCGGGTGATGCGCGCCACCTTAGTCGCCTTCCTGCTGTTTGGCTCGCTGACCTCGCTTTTGACGCATCTTTACTACGGCACGATGAACACCACCGCCGCCACGCGCGGACTATTTTTCCTCATCCCCTGCCTGATCGGTGTCTTTCTGGGACAAAAGCTTTTCACGCCGAAATTCCAACCCTACTATCGCAGTGTTTGCCTGACCTTGTTGATCGGCCTTGGCGTCGTCTCTCTTGTGCGCAGCGCCATTTGA
- a CDS encoding molybdopterin oxidoreductase family protein, which yields MNQPVIDLSPKVSDEIRKTTCYMCACRCGINVHLKEGKVAYIEGNRDHPVNKGVLCAKGSAGIMQHNAPSRLKSPLKRVGPRGSGEFEEISWDEAYQIAADWLEPIRKDNPEKLAFFTGRDQSQSFTSLWAQAFGTPNYAAHGGFCSVNMAAAGIYTMGGAFWEFGQPDWDHTKLFMLFGVAEDHDSNPIKMGIGKIKGRGARVIGVNPIRTGYNAVADDWVGITPGTDGLFILSMVHCLMKAGKIDLHYLAQYTDAPVLVNGDEKSPEFGLYLRDENGKQLVVDRVTGKLAAYDKPGVKPDLSATHRAKGVTHRPVFHQMADMYLSDEYAPEAVAERCGLPANRIRAIAAELARVAFDEAFELDHAWTDFRGEKHTKMTGRPVSFHAMRGISAHANGFQTCRALHVLQIILGTVEVPGGFRFKPPYPKPATAHPKPHIGMTPGAPLNGPHLGFVHGPDDLALKEDGTPARIDKAFTWENPMSSHGLMHMVISNAHAGDPYKIDTLFMYMANMSWNSSMNTGGVMEMLTDKDENGDYVIPHIIYSDAYSSEMVAYSDLILPDTTYLERHDCISLLDRPICEADAAADAIRWPVVEPDRNVKGFQSALCDLGAKLGLPGFVNDDGSQKYADYADYITNHERRPGIGPLAGWRMGEKGLQSGRGGVNASQIDNYIENGGFFVEHIPDGANYYKPWNMDYQAWAVGMGLFDSPQPYLFSLYVEPMRKFQLAAEGHGERQPPEHLRQRIKDTMSPLPIWYETDQQGNEGFTINALTQRPMAMYHSWGSQNAWLRQLHGHNPLYLPTKLMRRNDLTDGDWARVSSPHGEITVPVMEMAALNENTVWTWNAIGKRKGAWALDKDAPEATKGFLLNHLIHELLPPKADGMRWANSDPITGQAAWFDLKVRIEKTVAPKESRPEYPPIKSPVGQGPDTLAWKVGK from the coding sequence ATGAACCAGCCTGTCATCGACCTGAGTCCCAAGGTATCAGACGAAATTCGCAAGACGACCTGCTACATGTGCGCCTGCCGCTGTGGCATCAATGTGCATCTGAAAGAGGGTAAAGTTGCCTATATCGAAGGCAACCGCGACCATCCGGTGAACAAGGGTGTGCTATGCGCCAAAGGATCGGCAGGCATCATGCAGCACAATGCGCCCTCGCGGCTAAAATCCCCGTTGAAACGGGTCGGCCCGCGTGGATCAGGCGAGTTCGAGGAAATCAGCTGGGACGAAGCCTATCAGATCGCCGCAGACTGGCTTGAGCCGATCCGCAAGGATAACCCTGAAAAGCTGGCATTCTTCACAGGGCGTGACCAGTCACAATCATTCACCTCACTCTGGGCGCAGGCCTTTGGCACGCCAAACTATGCTGCCCATGGTGGTTTCTGTTCGGTGAACATGGCCGCTGCCGGGATCTACACCATGGGCGGTGCGTTCTGGGAATTCGGCCAGCCTGATTGGGACCACACCAAACTGTTCATGTTGTTCGGTGTGGCAGAGGATCACGACAGCAACCCGATCAAAATGGGCATCGGCAAGATTAAGGGCCGCGGCGCAAGGGTGATTGGCGTCAACCCGATCCGCACCGGTTATAACGCAGTGGCCGATGACTGGGTCGGGATCACGCCTGGAACCGACGGGCTATTCATCCTGTCGATGGTCCATTGCCTGATGAAGGCAGGCAAGATCGACCTGCATTATCTGGCACAATACACTGACGCGCCGGTGCTTGTGAACGGCGATGAAAAATCACCCGAATTCGGTCTGTACCTGCGGGACGAGAATGGCAAACAGCTGGTTGTGGACCGGGTGACGGGCAAGCTGGCTGCCTATGACAAACCCGGCGTCAAACCGGATCTCTCTGCCACCCACCGCGCCAAGGGGGTGACCCATCGCCCCGTGTTCCACCAGATGGCTGATATGTATCTCAGCGATGAATACGCCCCCGAAGCGGTTGCCGAACGCTGCGGTCTGCCCGCAAACCGCATCCGCGCCATCGCCGCCGAACTGGCCCGTGTCGCCTTTGACGAGGCGTTTGAGCTGGATCACGCATGGACCGATTTCCGTGGTGAGAAACACACCAAGATGACAGGCCGCCCGGTGTCCTTTCACGCCATGCGCGGGATTTCGGCCCATGCCAATGGTTTCCAGACCTGTCGCGCTCTGCATGTCTTGCAGATCATCCTTGGCACCGTCGAGGTGCCCGGCGGCTTCCGATTCAAACCGCCCTATCCGAAACCTGCAACCGCGCATCCCAAGCCCCATATCGGCATGACCCCCGGCGCGCCGCTGAACGGTCCACACCTTGGGTTTGTGCACGGGCCTGACGATCTGGCCCTCAAGGAAGATGGCACGCCCGCCCGCATCGACAAGGCGTTCACATGGGAAAACCCGATGTCCAGCCACGGGTTGATGCATATGGTGATCTCCAACGCCCATGCCGGCGATCCCTATAAGATCGACACGCTGTTCATGTATATGGCGAATATGTCGTGGAACTCCTCGATGAACACCGGCGGCGTGATGGAGATGCTGACGGATAAGGACGAGAACGGCGACTACGTCATCCCGCATATCATCTACTCCGATGCCTATTCTTCGGAAATGGTTGCCTACTCCGACCTGATCCTGCCCGACACGACGTACCTTGAACGGCACGATTGCATCTCGCTGCTGGACCGTCCGATCTGTGAAGCGGATGCCGCCGCCGACGCCATCCGCTGGCCCGTGGTCGAACCAGACCGCAATGTCAAAGGCTTCCAATCCGCGCTATGTGATCTTGGGGCGAAACTGGGCCTGCCCGGTTTTGTGAACGACGATGGCAGCCAGAAATACGCCGACTATGCGGACTACATCACCAACCACGAACGCCGCCCCGGCATCGGCCCCCTGGCCGGCTGGCGCATGGGTGAGAAAGGCCTGCAATCCGGGCGCGGCGGCGTGAACGCCAGCCAGATCGACAATTACATTGAAAACGGCGGTTTCTTTGTCGAGCACATCCCCGATGGTGCAAATTATTATAAGCCGTGGAACATGGACTATCAGGCATGGGCCGTGGGCATGGGGCTGTTCGACAGCCCACAACCCTATCTGTTTTCGCTTTACGTCGAACCAATGCGCAAGTTCCAGCTCGCCGCCGAAGGCCACGGCGAGAGACAGCCCCCCGAACACCTGCGCCAGCGGATCAAAGACACCATGTCGCCCCTGCCCATCTGGTATGAAACCGATCAGCAAGGCAACGAGGGTTTCACCATCAACGCGCTGACCCAGCGCCCAATGGCGATGTACCACTCATGGGGATCGCAAAACGCTTGGCTGCGGCAATTGCACGGGCACAACCCGCTCTACCTGCCAACCAAGCTGATGCGCCGGAACGACCTGACAGATGGCGACTGGGCGCGGGTTTCCTCTCCGCACGGCGAAATCACTGTGCCGGTGATGGAGATGGCCGCGCTGAACGAAAATACCGTCTGGACGTGGAATGCCATCGGCAAACGCAAAGGCGCATGGGCGCTGGACAAAGATGCACCGGAAGCGACCAAAGGCTTCCTGCTCAACCATCTGATCCATGAATTGCTCCCACCCAAGGCGGATGGCATGCGATGGGCCAATTCTGATCCGATCACCGGACAGGCGGCCTGGTTCGACCTCAAGGTACGGATCGAAAAAACCGTCGCACCCAAAGAATCCCGCCCCGAATATCCACCAATAAAATCCCCTGTCGGCCAAGGCCCCGACACATTGGCATGGAAGGTCGGCAAATGA
- a CDS encoding 4Fe-4S dicluster domain-containing protein, whose protein sequence is MTTLPQSTDKKLGLVIDLDTCVGCHACVISCKGWNTENYGAPLSDQDPYGADPSGTFLNRVHSYEVQPEQGAAQLIHFPKSCLHCEDAPCVTVCPTGASYKRVEDGIVLVNESDCIGCGLCAWACPYGAREMDQEEKVMKKCTLCVDRIYNENLPEVDRVPSCVRTCPAGARHFGDLGDPDSDVSQLVLERGGVDLMPEQGTKPVNKYLPPRPKDALPEFDVLAPFLDPVIAEPKGFLGWLDKALEKI, encoded by the coding sequence ATGACGACCCTGCCCCAATCCACCGACAAAAAGCTCGGTCTTGTCATCGATCTGGACACCTGTGTCGGCTGTCATGCCTGTGTGATCTCCTGCAAAGGCTGGAACACTGAAAACTACGGTGCCCCCCTATCGGACCAGGACCCTTACGGCGCAGACCCCTCCGGCACCTTTCTGAACCGCGTGCATTCCTATGAGGTGCAGCCGGAACAGGGGGCCGCGCAGCTGATCCACTTCCCCAAATCCTGCCTGCATTGCGAGGACGCGCCCTGCGTCACTGTCTGCCCCACCGGTGCCAGCTATAAACGTGTCGAGGATGGCATCGTTCTGGTCAATGAAAGCGACTGTATCGGCTGCGGCCTATGCGCATGGGCCTGCCCATACGGTGCGCGCGAGATGGATCAGGAAGAGAAGGTGATGAAGAAATGCACCCTCTGCGTCGACCGTATCTATAACGAAAACCTGCCAGAGGTGGACCGTGTGCCCAGCTGCGTGCGCACCTGCCCTGCCGGTGCCCGCCACTTTGGCGATCTGGGTGACCCCGACAGCGATGTCAGCCAGCTGGTGCTGGAACGCGGTGGCGTGGATCTGATGCCCGAACAAGGCACCAAGCCGGTAAACAAATACCTGCCGCCCCGGCCCAAGGATGCCTTGCCGGAATTTGATGTACTGGCCCCTTTCCTCGACCCCGTGATTGCGGAGCCCAAAGGCTTCCTCGGTTGGCTTGATAAAGCACTGGAGAAAATCTGA
- a CDS encoding dimethyl sulfoxide reductase anchor subunit family protein, with protein MHPAPSVIFFSVFSGLGFGLLVWLGLGVPAVTGGSAFAFFAIAYLLAVGGLISSTFHLGHPERALKAFTQWRSSWLSREAWCAVAALVLMGFYGLGLVFFDARWTLLGILGALFSMATVFTTSMIYAQLKTVPRWHMPLTPLNFLSLSVAGGALLAGQVQGAILLIAIAGGIQIATWLIGDKRLAQSGSDMASATQLGGIGSVRAFEPPHTGTNYLLREFVHVIGRKHATKLRIIALVLMAALPVLLLLLPFNHFLAALAVLAHVAGVLAARWLFFAQAEHVVGLYYGKR; from the coding sequence ATGCATCCGGCACCTTCTGTCATCTTCTTCTCTGTGTTTTCCGGCCTTGGTTTCGGCCTGCTGGTCTGGCTTGGCCTTGGTGTTCCTGCGGTGACCGGCGGATCAGCTTTTGCCTTTTTCGCCATCGCTTATCTATTGGCGGTTGGCGGGCTGATTTCCTCTACCTTTCACCTTGGCCATCCTGAACGCGCGCTGAAGGCGTTTACGCAATGGCGCTCCAGCTGGCTTAGCCGCGAGGCATGGTGCGCCGTGGCGGCCCTTGTCCTGATGGGGTTTTACGGGCTTGGATTGGTGTTCTTTGATGCCCGCTGGACGCTTCTGGGTATCTTGGGGGCGCTCTTTTCGATGGCAACGGTGTTCACCACCTCAATGATCTATGCCCAGCTTAAAACTGTACCGCGCTGGCATATGCCGCTGACACCGCTGAATTTTCTGTCACTCTCCGTCGCAGGCGGTGCCTTGCTGGCGGGACAGGTTCAGGGCGCAATCTTGTTGATCGCAATCGCCGGGGGCATTCAGATTGCCACCTGGCTGATCGGTGACAAACGTCTGGCGCAAAGCGGCAGCGACATGGCATCGGCAACCCAGCTTGGCGGGATCGGTAGCGTGCGCGCGTTCGAACCGCCCCACACCGGCACCAATTATCTGCTGCGTGAATTTGTGCATGTGATCGGGCGCAAACATGCAACGAAGCTGCGGATCATTGCCTTGGTGCTGATGGCTGCCCTGCCGGTTCTGCTGCTGCTTTTGCCGTTCAACCACTTCTTGGCCGCACTTGCCGTGCTGGCCCATGTCGCTGGTGTTCTGGCCGCCCGCTGGCTGTTCTTTGCACAGGCCGAACATGTGGTCGGTCTGTATTACGGCAAACGATAA
- the dapA gene encoding 4-hydroxy-tetrahydrodipicolinate synthase → MFKGSLPALVTPFRNGALDLETLKKLVEWHIGEGSNGLVPVGTTGESPTLTHREHETVVEEVVKAAAGRIPVIAGAGSNNTVESIRLAQHAEKVGADAILVVTPYYNKPTQRGLIAHFTAIHDACALPIIIYNIPPRSVIDMTPDTMGQLAKLPRIVGVKDATGDLARVSMQRITCGVDFCQLSGEDPTAHGFNAQGGVGCISVTANVAPRLCSLLQAACAKGDYAAALEVQDRLMPLHKAIFTEPGLVGVKYAMSQLDLCSDEVRLPLTSLSDETKALVDAALRHAGLLN, encoded by the coding sequence ATGTTTAAAGGCTCACTGCCTGCCCTCGTCACGCCGTTTCGCAACGGCGCGCTGGATTTGGAGACACTGAAGAAACTCGTGGAATGGCATATCGGTGAAGGGTCGAACGGGTTGGTCCCTGTTGGCACCACCGGCGAATCGCCCACCCTGACACACCGTGAACATGAAACGGTTGTTGAAGAGGTGGTAAAAGCCGCCGCAGGCCGCATTCCGGTGATTGCCGGTGCAGGGTCCAACAACACGGTTGAATCGATCCGTCTGGCCCAACACGCCGAAAAAGTTGGTGCGGATGCGATTCTGGTTGTCACCCCCTATTACAACAAGCCGACGCAACGCGGGTTGATTGCGCATTTCACCGCGATCCATGATGCCTGCGCTCTGCCGATCATCATCTACAACATTCCGCCGCGTTCCGTCATCGACATGACGCCGGATACGATGGGGCAACTGGCCAAGCTGCCGCGCATTGTCGGGGTCAAGGACGCCACCGGCGATCTGGCGCGCGTCAGCATGCAGCGGATTACCTGCGGGGTGGATTTCTGCCAGCTGTCGGGTGAAGACCCTACCGCGCATGGGTTCAACGCACAGGGTGGTGTCGGCTGTATTTCGGTCACGGCCAATGTGGCACCACGGTTGTGCAGCCTGTTACAGGCGGCCTGTGCCAAAGGTGACTATGCTGCCGCGCTGGAAGTTCAGGACCGGTTGATGCCGCTGCACAAGGCGATCTTTACAGAGCCGGGTCTGGTCGGGGTGAAATACGCCATGTCGCAGCTGGATCTTTGTTCTGATGAGGTGCGCCTGCCGCTGACCAGCCTGTCGGATGAGACAAAGGCGCTGGTCGATGCAGCCTTGCGCCATGCGGGCTTGTTGAACTGA
- a CDS encoding lytic transglycosylase domain-containing protein produces MQVMTRILTAVLLVFLTAFSVSAERPRPLGWAMEAMRNGNWQVAGQLAARDGQVAADVIEWQRLRAGRGTYGEVTTFLNRRPDWPGEAYLRKQAEEVVIEQDDPAILSFFAAMPAQTPRGVLAHAAALARADQQGEAEANLVLAWRTMAMNPTSQALFLAAHEGLLKPHHKARLDAMLWQREHAEARQIFDLVDKDDIALAETRIALQKRAGNVNELIDALPATQAADAGLQADRFEWRIRKGLVDSAKALLLAQSTSAEALGRPEAWANRRRALARGEMRSGDPKRAYALASQHFLEGGSHYADLEWLSGYIALRFLKDPTAALQHFLNHDSVVQSPISQGRAGYWQGRALEAMGKREEAQLAYEMGAEYQTSFYGLLAAERAGLPFDARLAGEAPAQYWRTSPLAGAPLFEAGMLLQASGELNLAERFWTHLADQLVPEDLALLGQAAIDAGQPHLAVMIGKRAARRGLTIAAPYYALHPLTQMDLPMVPEMTLAIARRESEFDPVVQSGVGARGLMQIMPATARDVARDLGVSDLHTTDRLTADPVYNARLGAEYLSQMAARFDGNVVMVSAAYNAGPARPPRWMADYGDPRKGDIDIVDWVEMVPFRETQNYIMRVTESLPVYRARLSKDPLPIPFSQELIGATLKPLAPEGE; encoded by the coding sequence ATGCAAGTGATGACACGGATTCTAACCGCAGTGCTGCTTGTTTTCCTCACTGCCTTTAGCGTGTCGGCCGAACGCCCCCGCCCCTTGGGTTGGGCAATGGAAGCCATGCGCAATGGCAATTGGCAGGTTGCGGGCCAATTGGCGGCACGTGACGGACAGGTTGCGGCAGATGTCATTGAATGGCAGCGCCTGCGGGCAGGGCGCGGCACCTACGGTGAGGTCACAACCTTTTTGAACCGCCGCCCCGACTGGCCCGGCGAGGCCTATCTGCGCAAACAGGCCGAAGAGGTGGTGATTGAACAGGACGACCCCGCCATCCTGTCGTTCTTTGCTGCAATGCCGGCGCAGACCCCGCGCGGCGTATTGGCCCATGCCGCCGCCTTGGCCCGTGCGGATCAGCAGGGCGAGGCAGAGGCGAATCTTGTACTTGCCTGGCGCACCATGGCGATGAACCCGACATCACAGGCCCTGTTTCTGGCCGCACATGAGGGGTTGCTCAAACCGCATCACAAGGCGCGTCTTGATGCGATGCTTTGGCAAAGAGAGCATGCCGAGGCGCGGCAGATATTTGATCTGGTGGATAAAGACGACATCGCCCTGGCCGAGACCCGCATTGCCCTGCAAAAGCGGGCCGGCAATGTGAACGAGCTGATTGATGCCCTGCCTGCCACACAGGCCGCCGATGCAGGGCTTCAGGCAGACCGGTTTGAATGGCGCATCCGCAAGGGGCTGGTGGACAGCGCCAAGGCATTGCTGCTGGCGCAATCAACCAGTGCGGAGGCTTTGGGCCGCCCCGAGGCATGGGCCAACCGGCGGCGCGCGCTGGCGCGGGGTGAAATGCGCTCGGGTGATCCCAAACGCGCCTATGCCCTGGCATCACAACATTTTCTGGAAGGCGGGTCGCATTATGCCGATCTGGAATGGTTGTCCGGCTATATTGCCCTGCGGTTCCTCAAGGATCCCACAGCCGCCTTGCAGCACTTTCTGAACCACGACAGCGTGGTACAATCCCCCATTTCACAGGGCCGCGCCGGATATTGGCAGGGCCGTGCATTGGAGGCGATGGGCAAACGCGAAGAGGCGCAGCTGGCCTATGAGATGGGCGCAGAATACCAGACGTCGTTCTATGGTCTGCTTGCGGCGGAGCGGGCTGGCCTGCCCTTTGATGCCCGTCTGGCAGGAGAGGCACCCGCGCAATACTGGCGTACTTCCCCGCTGGCGGGGGCACCCCTGTTTGAGGCCGGCATGCTGCTACAGGCCTCTGGCGAATTGAATCTTGCCGAACGGTTCTGGACCCATCTTGCGGATCAGCTGGTGCCCGAGGACCTTGCCCTGCTGGGACAGGCCGCGATTGACGCGGGCCAGCCGCATCTGGCGGTGATGATCGGCAAACGTGCCGCGCGCCGGGGGCTGACGATTGCCGCGCCCTATTACGCTCTGCACCCGTTGACGCAGATGGACCTGCCGATGGTGCCGGAAATGACCCTTGCGATTGCCCGACGCGAAAGCGAATTCGACCCTGTGGTGCAATCCGGTGTAGGCGCGCGCGGTCTGATGCAGATCATGCCAGCCACCGCCCGCGATGTGGCCCGCGATCTGGGCGTCAGTGATTTACACACAACCGACCGCCTGACCGCCGATCCGGTGTATAACGCGCGGCTGGGCGCGGAATACCTGTCACAGATGGCCGCCCGGTTTGACGGCAATGTGGTAATGGTATCAGCCGCCTATAACGCCGGTCCCGCACGCCCCCCGCGCTGGATGGCCGATTACGGTGATCCGCGTAAAGGTGACATCGACATCGTCGATTGGGTGGAAATGGTGCCCTTCCGCGAAACGCAAAATTACATCATGCGGGTGACGGAAAGCCTGCCGGTTTATCGCGCGCGGCTGAGCAAAGACCCGCTGCCCATACCGTTCTCTCAGGAGTTAATCGGCGCGACTTTGAAGCCGCTCGCGCCAGAAGGTGAATAG
- a CDS encoding DMT family transporter has protein sequence MSQSNNIPLGIGLMIATTFVFAVQDGLSRHLAGEYNVLMVVMIRYWFFAAFVIALARRNAGSIRAAAQTSQPMLQALRGLLLAAEICVMVAAFTILGLVESHAVFTCYPLLVAALSGPVLGEKVGWRRWMAIGVGFIGVLVILQPGIGVFEPAAAIPLLAAAMFAVYGLLTRFVSRQDTTATSFFWTGTAGAVAMTLVGLWFWEPMSGTDWIYMACLCVTGVTGHWLLIRCYEVAEASAVQPFAYFQLAFGAIIGISIFSEVIRTNVAIGAAIIIAAGLFTFWRERLQSRAD, from the coding sequence ATGAGCCAAAGCAACAATATCCCCCTTGGCATTGGTCTGATGATCGCCACCACATTCGTTTTTGCTGTGCAGGATGGGCTGTCACGCCATCTGGCAGGGGAGTACAATGTGCTGATGGTGGTGATGATCCGCTACTGGTTCTTTGCGGCTTTTGTTATCGCCCTTGCGCGGCGCAATGCGGGCAGCATTCGGGCGGCGGCGCAGACGTCGCAACCGATGTTACAGGCCCTTCGTGGCCTCCTGCTGGCGGCCGAGATTTGCGTGATGGTTGCGGCCTTTACCATTCTGGGGCTGGTTGAAAGTCACGCGGTCTTTACCTGCTACCCCCTGCTTGTGGCGGCCCTGTCAGGGCCGGTACTGGGTGAAAAAGTGGGCTGGCGGCGGTGGATGGCGATTGGTGTTGGTTTCATCGGCGTCCTTGTCATTCTACAGCCGGGGATAGGTGTGTTTGAACCGGCCGCAGCGATACCGCTGTTGGCGGCGGCAATGTTTGCGGTCTATGGGCTGCTTACTCGATTTGTCAGCCGGCAAGACACCACCGCCACCAGCTTTTTCTGGACCGGCACGGCGGGGGCGGTTGCGATGACGCTGGTGGGGCTATGGTTCTGGGAACCGATGAGCGGGACAGATTGGATCTATATGGCCTGTCTCTGTGTCACCGGTGTGACCGGTCACTGGTTGCTGATCCGTTGTTACGAGGTGGCTGAGGCCAGCGCGGTGCAGCCCTTCGCCTATTTCCAGCTGGCATTCGGGGCGATCATCGGCATCAGCATTTTCAGCGAAGTGATCCGCACCAATGTTGCCATCGGTGCGGCGATCATCATAGCGGCGGGGCTATTCACCTTCTGGCGCGAGCGGCTTCAAAGTCGCGCCGATTAA
- the mnmD gene encoding tRNA (5-methylaminomethyl-2-thiouridine)(34)-methyltransferase MnmD encodes MQNQTDQITWRDGDVPVSSRFDDPFFSLENGLAETQHVFLNGNDLPARFAPGFQIAELGFGTGLNLLVVWEAWLAAGIDGPLHFTSFEAFPMAPADMLRAHQSFPAFDGKRDALAAAWQGRGAVIELPGLRCEVIEGDARMTLPAWQGRADAWFLDGFSPAKNPELWSPDLMQEVATHTAAQGTAATYTAAGFVRRGLSDAGFAVERTTGYGRKRHMTRARMPT; translated from the coding sequence ATGCAAAACCAGACGGATCAGATCACCTGGCGGGACGGCGATGTGCCGGTGTCGAGCCGTTTTGACGATCCGTTCTTCAGTCTTGAGAATGGTCTGGCCGAGACACAGCATGTGTTTCTGAACGGCAACGACCTGCCCGCGCGGTTTGCGCCGGGTTTTCAGATTGCCGAACTGGGCTTTGGCACCGGGCTGAACCTGTTGGTGGTCTGGGAGGCATGGCTTGCGGCGGGCATTGACGGCCCGCTGCATTTCACCAGTTTTGAGGCCTTTCCAATGGCACCGGCTGACATGCTCCGCGCCCATCAGTCCTTCCCGGCATTTGATGGCAAACGGGATGCGCTGGCGGCGGCATGGCAGGGCAGGGGCGCGGTGATCGAATTGCCCGGATTGCGCTGCGAGGTAATTGAGGGTGATGCACGGATGACCTTGCCAGCGTGGCAAGGGCGTGCAGATGCGTGGTTTCTGGACGGGTTTTCGCCTGCGAAGAACCCTGAACTATGGTCCCCCGACCTGATGCAGGAGGTCGCAACACATACCGCTGCCCAAGGCACGGCGGCGACCTATACCGCCGCAGGTTTTGTGCGGCGTGGGCTAAGCGACGCAGGTTTTGCCGTTGAACGCACCACAGGATACGGACGCAAACGCCATATGACCCGCGCAAGAATGCCAACATGA